In a genomic window of Nyctibius grandis isolate bNycGra1 chromosome 4, bNycGra1.pri, whole genome shotgun sequence:
- the CALHM1 gene encoding calcium homeostasis modulator protein 1 has translation MDKFRMIFQFLQSNQESFMNGICGIMALASAQMYSAFDFNCPCLPRYNLAYGLGILLVPPLILFLLGFVLNNNISMLAEEWRRPRGQRGKDPAVLRYMFCSMAQRAMIAPVVWVSVTLLDGKCITCAFCTLVPVETLGNASHSSLSQGEKKRVLARIPCKEIYDGQELIANEVAVRYLRCISQALGWCFVLLMTTLAFLVRSLRPCFTQAAFLKSRYWSHYIDIERKLFDETCAEHARSFAKVCIQQFFEGMSTDLAAAHCHPPRKTPADPGEAAEKLLGITDQGTMNTALKSWHRCKPPLRLHPPALPRGNGWAGERQPPTYTPVPRRETAAYYSRV, from the exons ATGGACAAGTTTCGGATGATCTTCCAGTTCCTCCAGTCCAACCAGGAGTCCTTCATGAATGGCATCTGCGGGATCATGGCCCTTGCCAGCGCCCAGATGTACTCAGCCTTTGATTTCAACTGCCCATGCCTGCCACGCTACAACCTGGCCTATGGGCTGGGCATCCTCCTGGTGCCCCCCCTCATCTTGTTCCTGCTGGGCTTCGTGCTTAACAACAACATCTCCATGCTGGCAGAGGAGTGGAGGCGACCCCGGGGCCAGCGAGGGAAGGACCCAGCTGTCCTGCGCTATATGTTCTGCTCCATGGCGCAGAGAGCCATGATCGCCCCGGTAGTCTGGGTCTCGGTGACGCTGCTGGATGGCAAGTGCATCACCTGTGCCTTCTGCACCTTGGTGCCTGTGGAGACTCTGGGCAATGCCAGCCACTCCAGTCTTTCCCAAGGGGAGAAGAAGCGGGTCCTCGCCCGCATCCCCTGCAAGGAGATCTACGATGGACAGGAGCTCATTGCCAATGAAGTAGCCGTCAGGTACCTGCGCTGCATCTCGCAG GCTCTGGGATggtgctttgtgctgctgatgaCCACGCTGGCTTTCTTGGTCAGATCCCTCCGGCCCTGCTTCACCCAAGCTGCCTTCCTGAAGAGCAGGTACTGGTCCCACTACATTGACATCGAGCGCAAGCTGTTTGATGAGACGTGTGCGGAGCACGCCAGGAGCTTTGCCAAGGTCTGCATCCAGCAGTTCTTCGAGGGCATGAGCACAGACCTGGCAGCCGCTCATTGCCACCCGCCCAGGAAAACCCCTGCAGATCCGGGGGAAGCCGCCGAGAAGCTCTTGGGCATCACTGACCAGGGCACCATGAACACAGCCCTGAAGAGCTGGCACAGATGCAAGCCACCGCTGCGCCTCCACCCGCCTGCCCTCCCCAGAGGCAACGGCTGGGCAGGGGAAAGGCAGCCCCCCACGTACACCCCCGTGCCCCGAAGGGAGACGGCTGCCTACTACAGCCGGGTGTGA
- the CALHM3 gene encoding calcium homeostasis modulator protein 3 codes for MDRFRMIFQYFQSNSESVMNGICGLLALASVKMYTCFDFSCPCLPQYNMAYGLGIMFVPPVTLFLCGLILNRQSLVMLEEWRRPQGRRKKDLAVVRYMCSSIIQRAMVAPIVWIVVTLLDGKCLICAFSGSVDPEKFVGFANTSPVQVQQLLAKVPCKDDELMRNNTSRKAVSRYLRCWSQALGWSILLILIVAAFLTRWLRPCFNQATLLQARHWSNYIDIEQKIFEETCCEHSRLFAHKCILHFFKSMRQEIKLHSFNLPREGEGAEGEEDLLQGITDQDQVNKLLKMWYCDKPPLDVSQVTQRHPLGRETSPPPWADSPSTQSKLPRHTYV; via the exons ATGGACCGTTTCCGGATGATCTTCCAGTACTTCCAGTCCAACTCGGAATCTGTAATGAATGGGATCTGTGGGCTGTTAGCCCTGGCTAGCGTAAAGATGTATACCTGCTTTGACTTCAGCTGTCCCTGTCTGCCCCAGTACAACATGGCATATGGCTTGGGGATCATGTTTGTACCCCCCGTCACCCTCTTCCTCTGTGGCCTCATCCTCAACAGACAGTCCCTGGTGATGTTGGAGGAGTGGAGGCGACCGCAGGGGCGCAGAAAGAAGGACCTAGCTGTCGTCAG gtACATGTGTTCCTCCATCATACAGCGAGCCATGGTTGCCCCTATTGTCTGGATCGTAGTCACCCTCCTGGATGGCAAATGCCTGATCTGCGCTTTCAGCGGCTCCGTGGATCCTGAGAAATTTGTGGGCTTTGCCAACACCAGCCCAGTACaggtgcagcagctgctggccaAGGTGCCCTGCAAGGACGACGAGCTCATGAGGAACAACACTTCCCGCAAGGCAGTGTCCAGGTACCTGCGCTGCTGGTCCCAG GCACTCGGCTGGAGTATTTTGTTGATCCTTATTGTAGCAGCTTTCCTCACCCGCTGGCTCAGACCTTGCTTCAACCAGGCCACCCTACTGCAGGCACGTCACTGGAGCAACTACATTGACATCGAGCAAAAGATTTTTGAGGAAACCTGCTGTGAGCACAGCCGCCTCTTTGCTCACAAATGCATCCTCCACTTCTTCAAAAGCATGCGGCAAGAGATCAAACTGCACAGCTTCAACTTGCctagggagggagagggggctgAAGGAGAGGAAGATCTTCTTCAGGGCATCACAGATCAGGACCAGGTGAacaaacttctgaaaatgtggTACTGTGACAAACCTCCCCTGGATGTCAGCCAGGTGACCCAGAGGCATCCCCTGGGGCGAGAAACATCCCCTCCGCCCTGGGCAGACAGCCCCAGTACCCAGTCCAAACTTCCCCGGCACACTTACGTGTAA